In Hyphomicrobium denitrificans 1NES1, one DNA window encodes the following:
- the zwf gene encoding glucose-6-phosphate dehydrogenase, with product MSVKAPVRTHHAAQLIQCPPARKPKPTDPCVMVIFGASGDLTKRLVIPALYNLSRTRALPEKFALIGVARTPETSESWRDYLYDTLKSYVGNPVTDFDIDHIDEAAWQRLAEKMSYIQGDLTKPELYEALRGSLQDAEKEHGTNGNAIFYLAVADRLFGTVVDHLGEAKLTNQNENQDGKQRFWRRVVVEKPFGHSLDSAGALNTQILRTLHEDQIFRIDHFLGKDTVQSIMAFRFGNGLFEPIWNRDRIDHVQITAAETVGVEQRGAFYEVTGALRDMIPNHVFSLLSMVAMEPPTGFDARAIRSKKADVLAAMPAVEPACAARGQYGAGNVLDKKVKSYRQEPHVATDSNVETYVAMKLEVDNWRWAGVPFYVRTGKHLSNRKTEIAICFKQAPYTAFQYTPVDALRPNWLVLRIAPDEGISLQFEVKRRGPVVDLAAVKMDFHYNDWFPKEPNVGYETLLYDVMIGDPTLFMRDDMVEHGWRIVQPVLDAWAAKKADFPNYDSGSDGPMAADELLRRDGGRAWRPVGLGSECAKP from the coding sequence ATGTCCGTCAAAGCTCCGGTCCGAACGCACCATGCTGCGCAGCTCATTCAATGCCCACCGGCTCGGAAACCCAAGCCGACAGATCCTTGCGTCATGGTGATCTTTGGCGCTTCCGGTGACCTCACCAAACGCCTAGTGATTCCCGCGCTTTACAATCTCTCGCGCACTAGGGCGTTGCCGGAGAAATTCGCGCTGATCGGCGTGGCGCGGACACCGGAAACTTCGGAAAGTTGGCGCGATTACCTTTACGATACTCTGAAAAGCTATGTCGGAAATCCTGTGACCGATTTTGATATCGATCACATCGACGAGGCTGCGTGGCAGCGGCTTGCGGAGAAAATGTCGTATATCCAGGGCGATCTGACCAAGCCCGAATTGTACGAAGCGCTTCGTGGTTCTCTTCAAGATGCCGAAAAGGAGCATGGAACCAATGGCAACGCCATCTTCTACCTCGCAGTTGCCGATCGTCTCTTCGGTACCGTTGTGGACCACCTCGGCGAGGCGAAACTCACCAATCAAAATGAGAATCAAGATGGGAAGCAGCGGTTCTGGCGTCGCGTGGTCGTCGAGAAGCCATTCGGGCATAGCCTGGACTCGGCAGGCGCGTTGAACACGCAAATCCTGCGCACATTGCACGAAGATCAAATTTTTCGCATCGATCACTTCCTGGGTAAGGACACCGTCCAGAGTATCATGGCATTCCGTTTCGGCAACGGGCTGTTTGAACCGATTTGGAATCGCGATCGGATCGACCATGTACAGATCACCGCGGCGGAAACGGTGGGCGTCGAGCAGCGCGGCGCATTCTACGAGGTGACTGGCGCCCTGCGCGACATGATTCCCAATCACGTGTTCTCATTGCTCTCGATGGTGGCCATGGAGCCCCCCACGGGTTTCGATGCCCGCGCAATCCGCTCGAAGAAGGCCGATGTGCTTGCCGCAATGCCTGCCGTCGAACCAGCTTGCGCTGCGCGGGGCCAATACGGAGCCGGAAACGTACTGGACAAGAAGGTCAAATCCTATCGACAAGAGCCACACGTGGCGACGGACTCGAACGTCGAAACTTATGTCGCCATGAAGCTCGAAGTCGATAACTGGCGTTGGGCCGGAGTGCCGTTTTACGTCCGAACCGGCAAGCACTTGTCGAACCGAAAAACTGAAATTGCAATCTGCTTTAAGCAAGCGCCCTACACCGCGTTCCAATACACGCCGGTTGATGCCCTGCGACCCAACTGGCTGGTGCTGCGTATCGCGCCAGACGAAGGCATATCCTTGCAGTTCGAGGTCAAGCGGCGCGGGCCGGTCGTAGACCTCGCCGCCGTCAAGATGGACTTCCACTATAACGACTGGTTTCCGAAGGAGCCGAACGTCGGCTATGAGACGCTGCTCTACGATGTGATGATCGGCGATCCGACTCTCTTCATGCGTGACGACATGGTGGAACACGGCTGGCGCATTGTGCAGCCGGTGCTTGATGCCTGGGCAGCAAAGAAGGCTGATTTTCCGAATTACGATTCCGGTAGCGACGGCCCAATGGCCGCCGACGAATTATTGCGGCGTGACGGAGGTCGTGCGTGGCGGCCGGTCGGCCTGGGTTCAGAGTGCGCTAAGCCATGA
- the gnd gene encoding phosphogluconate dehydrogenase (NAD(+)-dependent, decarboxylating) yields the protein MEIGVVGLGRMGGNISRRLMKASHHCVVFDADEKPRVALAKEGATVVQSLEDLGETLKERPRAVWVMLPAGRITEETVERLGGLLEPNDIIIDGGNSFYKDDIRRAKKLAEKSIRYVDCGTSGGVWGIERGYCMMIGGPKEVIDHLDPIFAALAPGLGDITRTPGRAKGDPRAERGYIHAGPSGAGHFVKMVHNGIEYGLMQAYAEGFDILHNKDSKDLPDDERFVLNMPDIAEVWRRGSVISSWLLDLSAAALAKDAQLQNFSGFVQDSGEGRWTVEAAIEEAVPAEVLSTALYARFRSRQDHTFGEKILSAMRFGFGGHIEGSEPIAPETRTKKLQGRAASQNPAE from the coding sequence ATGGAAATCGGCGTGGTCGGTCTGGGCCGCATGGGTGGCAACATCTCTCGTCGGTTGATGAAGGCGAGTCACCACTGTGTTGTGTTCGATGCCGACGAAAAACCGCGCGTGGCGCTGGCTAAGGAGGGCGCCACAGTGGTTCAATCACTTGAGGATTTGGGCGAGACGCTCAAGGAGCGGCCACGCGCCGTCTGGGTTATGTTACCCGCCGGCCGAATAACCGAGGAGACTGTCGAACGCCTCGGCGGCCTGCTGGAACCGAACGACATTATTATCGATGGCGGCAACTCCTTTTATAAAGACGACATTCGGCGCGCGAAGAAATTGGCCGAGAAGAGCATCCGCTATGTTGATTGCGGCACATCTGGCGGTGTGTGGGGTATCGAACGCGGCTATTGCATGATGATCGGTGGTCCGAAGGAGGTTATCGATCATCTCGACCCAATCTTCGCAGCGCTTGCTCCAGGTTTGGGCGACATCACGCGCACACCGGGCCGAGCGAAAGGAGATCCGCGTGCGGAGCGTGGCTATATTCATGCGGGTCCATCTGGAGCTGGACACTTCGTCAAGATGGTGCACAACGGCATCGAGTACGGATTGATGCAAGCCTACGCCGAGGGCTTCGACATTCTGCACAACAAGGACTCGAAGGACCTACCCGACGATGAGCGCTTCGTTCTCAACATGCCGGACATCGCGGAGGTCTGGCGGCGCGGCAGCGTCATATCATCCTGGCTGCTCGATCTCAGCGCCGCGGCGTTAGCGAAGGACGCGCAGCTGCAGAATTTCTCCGGCTTCGTCCAGGATTCCGGCGAGGGCCGATGGACCGTAGAGGCCGCGATTGAGGAAGCGGTCCCGGCAGAGGTGCTCTCGACGGCGCTTTATGCCCGCTTCCGGTCGCGGCAGGATCATACCTTCGGGGAAAAGATCCTTTCGGCGATGCGCTTCGGCTTTGGTGGCCACATCGAGGGCAGCGAGCCCATTGCCCCCGAAACAAGGACAAAGAAATTGCAGGGACGCGCGGCATCACAAAACCCAGCGGAGTAG
- the pgl gene encoding 6-phosphogluconolactonase, whose amino-acid sequence MINPFEAKLETLANAEALSHRVADWLLEMATAKHAIFAINLSGGSTPRRLYERLAGPPYRDTFPWSRTHWFWGDERFVPHDDARSNYRMVREALLSRVPIPAVNVHPIPTEGITPESAASAYERQLKSFYGAERLDPARPLFDVTLLGLGPDGHTASLFPGTAVLVEQTHWVAAVVGVKSETRITLTYPALESSQNVAFLVEGREKRAILKRLCRGDDSLPAARLRPVGMLCVFTDQAAIEGANEI is encoded by the coding sequence TTGATCAATCCGTTTGAAGCGAAGTTGGAAACTCTCGCAAATGCGGAGGCGTTATCGCATCGTGTTGCGGACTGGCTGCTCGAAATGGCGACTGCAAAACACGCAATCTTCGCCATCAACTTGTCCGGAGGTTCGACGCCACGGCGACTCTATGAACGTCTCGCGGGACCACCCTATCGCGATACCTTCCCGTGGTCTCGAACGCACTGGTTCTGGGGCGATGAGCGATTTGTGCCTCACGATGATGCACGAAGTAACTACCGCATGGTACGGGAGGCGTTGCTTTCGCGGGTGCCGATCCCTGCCGTCAACGTCCATCCCATTCCGACCGAAGGCATCACCCCCGAATCGGCAGCGTCCGCTTATGAGCGCCAACTCAAATCCTTCTACGGTGCGGAACGCCTCGATCCGGCTCGACCACTCTTCGACGTCACGCTTCTCGGTCTGGGGCCGGACGGCCATACAGCTTCGTTGTTTCCGGGGACGGCTGTACTCGTGGAGCAGACCCATTGGGTTGCCGCCGTCGTTGGTGTCAAATCAGAGACACGCATTACCCTCACCTATCCGGCTCTCGAGAGCAGTCAGAATGTTGCCTTCCTGGTTGAAGGACGGGAGAAGCGCGCGATCTTGAAGCGGCTTTGCCGAGGCGACGACAGCCTACCGGCGGCGCGTCTCAGACCAGTCGGTATGCTGTGCGTCTTCACAGACCAAGCGGCCATTGAGGGTGCAAATGAAATATGA
- a CDS encoding ROK family protein yields MSDVSGKEKATGTGPNTLAIDVGGTGLKASVLDEAGRMLVKRVRVATPYPCHPEILLNAIAELTAPLPPSERISIGFPGVVRSGKILTAPHFDVQTWRDYPLEKALSRRFGKPARLLNDADVQGLGIVAGRGLEVVLTLGTGIGSAVFDNGMLAPHLELAHHPIHKDETYNDYIGAEARRAHGLEKWNRRVLRTIDIVYSLLHYDLLYLGGGNSADVDIDNLPDHVRIASNDAGITGGIRLWDEKVWQAVRND; encoded by the coding sequence ATGAGTGACGTCAGCGGCAAGGAAAAAGCGACCGGAACCGGCCCAAACACGTTGGCGATCGATGTCGGCGGCACGGGGCTCAAGGCATCGGTTCTAGATGAGGCTGGTCGGATGCTCGTCAAGAGGGTTCGCGTCGCGACGCCTTATCCGTGCCATCCTGAAATTCTGTTGAACGCGATCGCCGAACTGACCGCACCGCTTCCTCCCAGCGAGCGCATCTCCATCGGCTTTCCGGGAGTGGTCCGCAGCGGCAAAATTCTGACGGCGCCGCATTTCGATGTCCAAACTTGGCGCGACTATCCATTGGAGAAGGCCTTATCGCGCCGCTTCGGCAAGCCGGCACGTCTCCTCAACGACGCGGACGTGCAGGGCCTGGGGATCGTCGCGGGGCGTGGGCTCGAAGTCGTCCTGACGCTCGGTACGGGCATCGGCAGCGCGGTGTTCGACAACGGTATGCTGGCGCCCCACCTCGAACTCGCCCATCATCCGATACACAAGGACGAGACCTATAACGACTACATTGGCGCCGAGGCCCGTCGCGCACATGGCCTCGAGAAATGGAATCGCCGCGTGCTCCGTACGATCGATATCGTCTATTCCTTACTTCATTACGACCTCTTGTATCTCGGTGGCGGAAACTCTGCCGATGTCGATATCGATAATTTACCCGACCACGTCCGTATTGCTTCCAACGATGCCGGCATCACGGGCGGTATCCGCCTCTGGGATGAAAAAGTCTGGCAAGCCGTCCGCAACGACTGA
- a CDS encoding Cof-type HAD-IIB family hydrolase, with protein sequence MSRDRAIRLLLADVDGTLVTREKVLTDAAKAAVRELHDAGIAFAVTSGRPPRGMAMLIAPLALQTPVAGFNGGVFVNPDLSVIKSHTLDPATAKQAVTLILDQRLDAWVYTENEWLVRDPNAPHVAREAWTVKFDATVVESFTNVHLAHTVKVVGVSNDLDRVAECEKLAQRTLGERASAERSQPYYLDVTHPLANKGTVVDTLSKFLNTPPAQIVSIGDMPNDVLMFRKTGASIAMGNSSDEVKAQASAVTESNENEGFAKAVQKFVLARVSTRRA encoded by the coding sequence ATGAGCAGGGATCGAGCCATCCGCCTTCTGCTGGCGGACGTCGATGGCACGCTCGTTACCCGCGAGAAGGTGTTGACCGACGCGGCAAAGGCAGCTGTCCGCGAACTGCACGATGCCGGTATCGCATTTGCCGTAACCAGTGGTAGGCCGCCGCGCGGCATGGCGATGTTGATCGCGCCATTGGCATTGCAGACGCCGGTCGCTGGCTTCAACGGCGGCGTCTTTGTCAATCCTGATCTCTCAGTGATCAAGAGCCACACGCTCGATCCGGCGACAGCGAAGCAGGCTGTTACACTTATTCTCGACCAAAGGCTCGACGCATGGGTCTACACGGAAAACGAGTGGTTGGTCCGCGATCCGAACGCACCGCACGTGGCACGCGAGGCGTGGACGGTCAAGTTCGACGCCACGGTGGTGGAATCGTTCACTAACGTGCACTTAGCCCACACTGTGAAAGTCGTTGGAGTCTCGAACGATCTGGACCGCGTCGCCGAATGCGAGAAGCTGGCACAGCGCACGCTGGGCGAGAGAGCGAGCGCAGAGCGCTCGCAGCCGTACTATCTCGATGTTACCCACCCACTGGCCAACAAGGGAACAGTGGTGGACACCTTATCCAAATTTCTCAACACCCCACCCGCCCAGATCGTCTCAATCGGGGACATGCCGAATGACGTTTTGATGTTCCGCAAAACCGGCGCGTCCATCGCAATGGGCAATTCCAGCGACGAAGTGAAAGCACAGGCGAGCGCCGTCACCGAGAGTAATGAGAACGAAGGCTTCGCCAAAGCAGTGCAAAAATTTGTTCTGGCTCGGGTCAGCACAAGACGTGCGTGA
- a CDS encoding bifunctional transaldolase/phosoglucose isomerase produces the protein MNPLKQLEALGQSLWLDYIKRSLIDKGELRTLVERDGLKGVTSNPSIFEKAIAETNEYTDALKHFQVQADHSISAIYEHLAFADIRAAADVLRPVYDNTHGRDGYVSLECSPYLANDTEATVREALRLCTAVDRPNLMVKVPATPAGIPAIRQLIGRGLNINITLLFSVNVYEQVVEAYISGLEDLKKSDGDITKVGSVASFFVSRIDTAVDKQLDKLGDKEVADELHGKAAIANAKLAYVQYKALFSGPRWERLAAAGAKTQRLLWASTSTKNPAYKDTMYVEGLVGRDTVNTMPPATIDAFRDHGQATPDAIEQDVSGARAVLAALEKHGISLKDVTDELVTDGVQLFAEAFDKLFGAIARNRHALTDGKRADLEIVPGFPEMKSAYENELEVWRKNGFIRRFWAGDKSLWTGADEDKWLGWLDIVGHELAGVGLLQGFAADVKQRDFTDVVLLGMGGSSLGPEVLSETFGQQTGWPHFHMLDSTDPAQIKAIERAIDLGKTLFIVSSKSGSTLEPNIFMDYFFERVGVVRGKHKAGDQFVAVTDPGSSLERRAKQLGFAHIFYGVPSIGGRYSVLSKFGLVPAAAMGLDVKRLLETALFMERACGSDVPPSENSGVKLGIALGIAATSFGRNKVTIIASPEIADLGAWLEQLLAESTGKHGCGLIPLADEPPNTPDHYGSDRFFAYLELDGRAAQSQQDAVAALEKAGHPIAKIHVKDIWHIGQEFFRWEIATAVAGKIIGIDPFDQPDVEASKVKSSALTEVYEKSHSLPKEEPVFRENGVALYADPRNAAELGRHNTLAGYLKSHFGRMKAGDYVALLPYIQRDEIHTRAMTAMRTRIRDKTHAATSLGFGPRFQHSTGQAYKGGPNSGVFLQVTCDDPSDIDVPGHSYSFGIVKAAQARGDLDVLVERNRRALRVHVKDVDAGLVELARAIDEALE, from the coding sequence ATGAATCCGCTGAAACAGCTTGAAGCGCTCGGCCAGTCACTTTGGCTGGATTACATAAAGCGCAGCCTTATCGATAAAGGCGAACTTCGCACACTCGTCGAACGCGATGGCTTGAAGGGTGTTACGTCAAATCCGTCAATCTTCGAGAAAGCTATAGCCGAGACCAATGAATACACCGATGCGTTGAAGCACTTTCAAGTGCAGGCTGATCACAGCATCTCCGCGATCTATGAACATCTTGCATTTGCCGACATTCGGGCGGCCGCTGATGTCCTGCGTCCAGTTTACGACAACACGCACGGCCGCGACGGCTACGTCAGCCTCGAATGTTCGCCCTATCTGGCCAACGATACGGAAGCCACGGTGAGGGAAGCGCTGCGGCTATGTACGGCAGTGGATCGTCCGAACCTGATGGTGAAGGTCCCGGCGACGCCAGCCGGCATACCGGCAATCCGCCAGTTGATCGGCCGCGGACTGAACATCAACATCACGTTGCTCTTTTCCGTGAACGTCTACGAGCAAGTCGTTGAAGCCTATATCTCCGGGCTCGAAGATCTTAAGAAATCTGACGGTGACATTACCAAGGTCGGCAGTGTCGCGAGCTTCTTCGTCAGCCGCATCGACACCGCAGTCGATAAGCAGCTTGATAAGCTTGGTGACAAAGAAGTCGCGGACGAATTGCACGGCAAGGCTGCGATCGCCAACGCGAAACTCGCCTACGTTCAATACAAAGCACTATTCTCTGGTCCACGTTGGGAACGTCTCGCGGCTGCCGGCGCCAAGACACAACGGCTGCTCTGGGCTTCAACCAGCACGAAGAATCCTGCCTACAAGGACACAATGTATGTGGAAGGTCTCGTCGGTCGAGATACCGTGAACACCATGCCGCCGGCAACGATAGATGCGTTCCGAGACCACGGCCAAGCGACACCCGACGCCATAGAACAAGACGTATCGGGCGCACGTGCGGTGCTCGCGGCGCTAGAAAAGCACGGCATTTCGTTAAAGGACGTCACGGATGAGTTGGTCACCGATGGCGTGCAATTGTTCGCGGAGGCGTTTGACAAATTGTTTGGCGCCATCGCGCGCAACCGCCATGCGCTGACCGACGGCAAACGTGCGGATCTGGAAATCGTTCCGGGATTCCCGGAAATGAAGTCGGCTTACGAAAATGAACTCGAGGTCTGGCGCAAGAATGGATTCATTCGGCGCTTTTGGGCTGGCGACAAATCACTCTGGACGGGGGCAGACGAGGATAAGTGGCTCGGCTGGCTAGATATCGTTGGCCACGAGCTCGCCGGTGTCGGCCTATTGCAAGGCTTCGCGGCCGATGTAAAGCAGCGCGATTTCACCGACGTCGTTCTACTTGGCATGGGCGGCTCGAGCTTGGGTCCGGAAGTCTTGAGCGAGACGTTCGGCCAGCAGACAGGCTGGCCGCATTTTCACATGCTGGACAGCACAGATCCCGCGCAGATCAAAGCGATTGAGCGCGCAATCGACCTCGGCAAGACGCTCTTCATTGTCTCCTCAAAATCTGGCAGCACGCTAGAGCCAAACATTTTCATGGACTATTTTTTCGAACGCGTCGGCGTTGTACGCGGCAAGCATAAGGCCGGCGATCAATTCGTCGCCGTAACCGACCCCGGATCGTCGCTGGAGCGTCGCGCTAAGCAACTCGGCTTTGCCCATATCTTCTACGGCGTGCCCTCAATCGGTGGCCGCTACTCCGTATTGTCGAAGTTCGGTCTGGTGCCGGCGGCGGCGATGGGGCTCGATGTCAAACGGCTTCTTGAGACGGCGCTGTTCATGGAACGCGCCTGCGGCTCTGACGTGCCGCCTTCCGAGAATTCCGGTGTAAAACTCGGCATCGCGCTCGGCATTGCGGCAACGAGCTTCGGCCGCAACAAGGTGACAATCATTGCTTCACCGGAAATCGCCGATTTGGGGGCGTGGCTGGAACAGCTTCTGGCGGAAAGCACAGGCAAGCACGGTTGCGGCCTCATTCCACTGGCCGATGAACCGCCGAACACACCGGATCATTACGGCAGTGACCGCTTCTTTGCATATCTGGAACTGGATGGGCGAGCGGCTCAATCACAACAGGATGCTGTGGCGGCACTTGAGAAGGCCGGCCATCCGATTGCAAAAATCCACGTCAAGGATATCTGGCACATCGGACAGGAATTCTTCCGTTGGGAGATCGCCACCGCCGTTGCTGGCAAGATCATCGGCATCGACCCATTCGATCAGCCGGACGTCGAGGCGAGCAAAGTCAAGTCGAGCGCGCTAACTGAAGTCTACGAGAAATCGCACAGCCTGCCGAAGGAAGAACCGGTATTTCGTGAAAATGGCGTCGCCCTCTACGCCGATCCGCGCAACGCCGCAGAACTCGGTCGACACAACACACTGGCGGGATATTTGAAAAGCCATTTCGGGCGCATGAAGGCTGGCGACTATGTGGCTCTGCTACCTTACATCCAGCGCGATGAGATACACACGCGAGCAATGACTGCCATGCGCACGCGCATCCGCGACAAGACGCACGCAGCCACCTCCCTCGGCTTCGGACCTCGCTTCCAGCATTCAACCGGACAAGCCTACAAGGGCGGGCCGAATTCCGGTGTATTTCTGCAGGTCACCTGCGATGACCCGTCCGACATCGACGTTCCCGGTCATTCCTACAGCTTCGGTATCGTGAAGGCGGCCCAAGCGCGTGGCGATCTCGATGTGCTTGTCGAACGGAACCGGCGTGCACTGCGCGTTCACGTCAAGGACGTCGATGCAGGCCTTGTTGAGCTGGCTCGCGCCATCGATGAAGCGCTGGAGTAG
- the tkt gene encoding transketolase produces the protein MSSGTDRNTRPTSGDRSIDERCINTIRTLSMDAVQQAESGHPGTPMALAPVIYTLWQRFLRFDPDDASWPNRDRFVLSNGHASMLLYSMLHLTGVKNPNNGEQVRSGELAVTIGDIKRFRQLDSKCPGHPEYRRTTGIEATTGPLGQGCGMSVGMAIAERWLAKHFNKPDFEVFNYDVYAFCGDGDMMEGVTSEAASIAGHLMLGNLCWIYDSNRVTIEGHTDLAFSDDVAARFLAYGWNVHRVGDANDTERIADAIETFRRSHDVPTLIIVDSHIGYGAPHKQDTNAAHGEPLGVEEIRLAKRAYGWPEDAEFLVPDGVRQHFNASIGERGRRLQKGWSELIKAYKSKYPKLSREIERLQKRELPDGWDANLPSFAADPKGLATRDSSSKVQNAIARHCPSLIGGSADLSPSTKTRLTIEAAGDFEAGKYGGRNLHFGIREHAMGTILNGLALSNIRAYGSSFLNFSDYMKAPIRLGALMELPVIYIFTHDSIGLGEDGPTHQPVEQLVALRSIPDLITLRPADANEVVEAWRVVVGLKHQPACLILTRQPLTTFDRTIYASAAGVARGAYVMADAKRGKPAVILIGTGSEVALCADAYEALNKEGVAARLVSMPSWELFEQQDQAYRDSVLPPEIKARVSVEAGSVIGWDRYVGPGGARIGMHTFGASAPIKDLMKKFGFTREAVLTAARQQLGLAKEKAA, from the coding sequence ATGAGTAGCGGCACAGATAGGAATACGCGGCCAACATCTGGCGATCGATCTATCGACGAACGGTGCATCAACACCATCCGTACATTGTCGATGGATGCGGTGCAGCAGGCCGAATCCGGCCACCCCGGCACCCCTATGGCCTTGGCGCCCGTCATTTACACATTATGGCAACGCTTTCTGCGCTTTGATCCGGATGACGCGTCTTGGCCAAATCGCGACCGCTTCGTGCTGTCCAATGGACATGCGTCGATGCTGCTCTATTCGATGCTGCATCTCACCGGCGTCAAGAATCCCAATAATGGCGAGCAGGTACGTTCCGGCGAGCTCGCGGTTACCATCGGCGACATCAAACGCTTCCGCCAGTTAGACAGTAAATGTCCCGGACATCCTGAGTATCGTCGCACAACGGGTATCGAGGCGACGACCGGGCCTTTGGGTCAGGGCTGTGGGATGAGCGTCGGCATGGCGATCGCAGAGCGTTGGCTGGCGAAGCACTTCAATAAGCCTGACTTCGAGGTGTTCAACTACGACGTTTATGCCTTCTGCGGTGACGGCGACATGATGGAAGGCGTCACGAGCGAAGCTGCCTCGATCGCAGGCCACCTCATGCTCGGGAACCTCTGCTGGATTTACGACAGCAATCGCGTCACGATCGAAGGCCATACGGATCTTGCCTTCAGCGACGACGTTGCGGCGCGCTTCCTTGCCTATGGCTGGAACGTGCATCGCGTCGGTGATGCCAACGACACCGAGCGGATCGCAGACGCGATCGAAACCTTCCGGCGCTCACACGACGTTCCGACCTTGATCATCGTCGACAGCCATATCGGCTATGGCGCACCCCATAAGCAGGATACCAACGCGGCACATGGCGAGCCACTTGGTGTGGAAGAAATTCGTCTGGCGAAGCGCGCCTATGGCTGGCCGGAAGATGCCGAGTTTCTCGTCCCCGATGGTGTGCGTCAGCACTTCAACGCCAGCATCGGCGAACGCGGACGGCGTCTACAAAAGGGCTGGTCGGAACTTATTAAGGCCTACAAATCCAAATACCCCAAGCTCAGCAGAGAAATCGAGCGGTTGCAGAAGCGCGAACTCCCCGACGGATGGGACGCCAATCTGCCAAGCTTCGCTGCTGACCCGAAAGGTCTCGCGACGCGCGATTCCTCCAGCAAGGTCCAGAACGCCATCGCGCGGCATTGTCCCTCACTTATCGGCGGCTCAGCCGATCTTTCACCTTCGACCAAGACGCGCCTTACAATCGAAGCCGCTGGAGACTTCGAGGCCGGCAAGTACGGCGGTCGCAATCTGCATTTCGGAATTCGCGAACACGCGATGGGAACGATTCTAAACGGGCTCGCACTGTCCAATATCCGTGCGTACGGCTCGAGCTTTCTCAACTTTTCGGATTACATGAAGGCGCCCATCCGCCTCGGCGCGCTGATGGAACTGCCAGTCATTTATATCTTCACGCACGATTCAATTGGTCTCGGCGAAGATGGTCCGACGCACCAACCGGTCGAGCAACTCGTCGCGCTGCGAAGCATTCCGGATCTCATTACGCTCCGACCGGCCGACGCCAACGAAGTTGTCGAGGCTTGGCGGGTCGTCGTCGGGCTGAAGCATCAGCCGGCATGCCTCATACTAACCCGGCAGCCTCTCACCACCTTCGACCGCACGATCTACGCCTCTGCCGCCGGCGTTGCTCGCGGCGCCTACGTCATGGCGGATGCCAAACGCGGGAAACCGGCAGTGATCCTGATCGGCACCGGCAGCGAAGTTGCGCTTTGCGCTGACGCCTACGAGGCACTGAACAAAGAGGGTGTCGCGGCTCGTCTTGTCAGCATGCCGTCGTGGGAATTGTTCGAACAGCAGGATCAGGCTTATCGCGACAGCGTGCTGCCGCCCGAAATCAAAGCGCGCGTGTCCGTCGAGGCTGGATCGGTGATCGGTTGGGATCGTTATGTCGGCCCGGGCGGTGCGAGGATCGGCATGCATACCTTTGGCGCCTCCGCGCCGATCAAAGATCTAATGAAGAAATTCGGCTTCACGCGGGAGGCGGTGCTTACCGCGGCGAGACAACAGCTCGGATTGGCTAAGGAGAAGGCCGCATGA